One segment of Sphingobacteriales bacterium DNA contains the following:
- the menB gene encoding 1,4-dihydroxy-2-naphthoyl-CoA synthase — MSQRQWETIKTYTEIKFEFFEGIAKITINRPRYRNAFTPETVKEMIDAFQHCREANEISVVVLTGEGDKAFCSGGDQHVKGVGGYVDKSGVPRLNVLDLHKLIRSLPKPVVAMVNGYAIGGGHVLHVICDLSIASDNAIFGQTGPKVGSFDGGFGSSYLARVVGQKKAREIWFLCRQYSAQEALEMGLVNKVVPLPQLEDEVVDWCKTMMQRSPLALRMIKMCLNAELDGQHGIMELAGNATLLYYLTEEAQEGRNAFLEKRPPDFQRFPKFP; from the coding sequence ATGAGCCAACGCCAGTGGGAAACCATTAAAACCTACACCGAAATAAAATTTGAATTTTTTGAAGGGATCGCTAAAATAACCATCAACCGCCCGCGCTATCGCAACGCTTTTACACCGGAAACCGTAAAAGAAATGATAGACGCTTTTCAGCATTGCCGCGAAGCCAACGAAATCAGTGTGGTAGTGCTTACCGGCGAAGGCGATAAGGCATTTTGCAGCGGCGGCGACCAACATGTGAAAGGCGTGGGCGGCTATGTGGACAAAAGCGGCGTGCCGCGCCTCAATGTGTTGGATTTGCACAAACTCATTCGTTCGCTACCCAAACCCGTAGTGGCAATGGTAAACGGCTACGCCATCGGCGGCGGGCATGTGCTGCACGTTATTTGCGACCTCAGCATCGCTTCCGACAACGCCATTTTCGGACAAACGGGTCCCAAAGTGGGCAGCTTCGACGGCGGCTTCGGCAGCAGCTATCTGGCGCGGGTGGTAGGACAAAAGAAAGCCCGCGAAATTTGGTTTTTGTGTCGTCAGTACTCGGCGCAGGAGGCTTTGGAAATGGGGCTTGTAAATAAAGTAGTGCCATTGCCACAATTGGAAGATGAAGTAGTGGATTGGTGCAAAACAATGATGCAGCGCAGCCCTTTGGCTTTGCGTATGATAAAAATGTGCCTCAACGCTGAACTCGACGGACAGCACGGCATTATGGAACTGGCGGGCAATGCTACTTTATTGTATTACCTCACCGAAGAAGCACAAGAAGGCAGAAATGCTTTTTTGGAAAAACGCCCACCCGATTTTCAGCGTTTTCCGAAATTTCCTTAG